The proteins below come from a single Saccharopolyspora sp. SCSIO 74807 genomic window:
- the hpnH gene encoding adenosyl-hopene transferase HpnH: MGIPMRQAARVGAYLVRQKLAGRKKFALTLELEPLFACNLACAGCGKIQHPASVLKQRMPVDRALAAVEECGAPVVSIAGGEPLMHPEIEVLVDELVKRKKFVYLCTNALLMPRKIDKFTPSPYFSWAVHVDGLQERHDASVCKEGVFAQAVDNIKDAQQRGFRITTNSTFFSTDTPSSVIEVLDYLNNELDVDQMMLSPAYAYDKAPDQDHFLGVTETRELFKKVFADGRRRKWRFNHSPKFLDFLEGKVDFGCTAWAIPSYSLYGWQRPCYLMADGYAQSYRELLEETDWEAYGRGRDSRCANCMAHCGYEPTAVMATMGSLRESIRALRG, translated from the coding sequence ATGGGCATTCCGATGCGCCAGGCCGCTCGCGTCGGCGCCTACCTAGTGCGGCAGAAGCTCGCGGGCCGAAAGAAGTTCGCGCTCACCCTGGAGCTGGAGCCGTTGTTCGCCTGCAACCTCGCCTGCGCGGGGTGCGGCAAGATCCAGCACCCGGCGAGCGTCCTCAAGCAGCGGATGCCGGTCGACCGGGCGCTGGCCGCGGTCGAGGAATGCGGTGCCCCGGTGGTCTCCATCGCAGGCGGCGAGCCGCTGATGCACCCCGAGATCGAGGTGCTGGTCGACGAGCTGGTCAAGCGCAAGAAGTTCGTCTACCTGTGCACCAACGCGCTGCTGATGCCGCGCAAGATCGACAAGTTCACGCCGTCCCCGTACTTCTCGTGGGCGGTGCACGTCGACGGGCTGCAAGAGCGCCACGACGCCTCGGTGTGCAAGGAGGGCGTGTTCGCGCAAGCGGTCGACAACATCAAGGACGCGCAGCAGCGCGGGTTCCGGATCACCACGAACAGCACGTTCTTCAGCACCGACACGCCGTCCTCGGTGATCGAGGTGCTGGACTACCTCAACAACGAGCTCGACGTGGACCAGATGATGCTCTCGCCCGCCTACGCCTACGACAAGGCGCCGGACCAGGACCACTTCCTCGGCGTCACCGAGACCCGGGAGCTGTTCAAGAAGGTTTTCGCCGATGGCAGGCGCCGCAAGTGGCGGTTCAACCACTCGCCGAAGTTCCTGGACTTCCTGGAGGGCAAGGTCGACTTCGGCTGCACCGCGTGGGCCATCCCGTCCTACTCGCTATATGGCTGGCAGCGGCCCTGCTACCTGATGGCCGACGGCTACGCGCAGAGCTACCGGGAGCTGTTGGAGGAGACGGACTGGGAGGCTTACGGTCGCGGGCGCGACTCGCGCTGCGCCAATTGCATGGCGCACTGCGGCTACGAGCCGACGGCCGTGATGGCCACGATGGGTTCACTGCGCGAGTCCATACGGGCGCTGCGCGGGTGA
- the hpnC gene encoding squalene synthase HpnC → MDISRARGRHGHEHAAARQPDVSAQLPDAAAVLARAAGENFPVAARVLPGDLRRHLMALYGYFRLVDYAGDEAPGNRESLLEFLEADLAHAYRGTPRIPLLRALAPTVQECGIPQDVLVRLIEANRQDQHVRRYRTFAELVRYCELSANPVGESVLHVFGCARPDLVSLSDRVCTALQVLEHCQDVLEDLRQDRVYLPEADLAHFGCSLDELGTYPAPLRWRRLIRFQVARAERLLDSGAPLIGRLPGLARLSVAGYVAGGRATAQAFAGAGYDPISVHLSPAKTRTAGEWARLLLTGGAW, encoded by the coding sequence GTGGACATTTCTCGGGCTCGTGGGCGGCATGGCCACGAGCACGCGGCGGCGCGGCAGCCGGACGTTTCGGCACAACTGCCCGACGCCGCCGCCGTGCTCGCGCGCGCCGCCGGGGAGAACTTCCCCGTCGCCGCCCGCGTCCTGCCGGGAGATCTGCGCAGGCACCTGATGGCGCTGTACGGCTACTTCCGCCTGGTCGACTACGCGGGCGACGAAGCCCCCGGAAACCGGGAAAGCCTGCTGGAATTCCTCGAAGCCGACCTCGCGCACGCGTACCGCGGCACCCCGCGGATCCCGTTGCTGCGCGCGCTCGCACCCACCGTGCAGGAATGCGGCATCCCGCAGGACGTCCTCGTGCGGTTGATCGAAGCGAACCGCCAGGACCAGCACGTGCGCCGCTACCGGACGTTCGCCGAATTGGTGCGGTACTGCGAGCTGTCGGCCAACCCGGTCGGTGAGTCCGTGCTGCACGTGTTCGGCTGCGCCCGCCCGGACCTGGTGTCGCTGTCCGACCGGGTGTGCACCGCGTTGCAGGTCCTCGAACACTGCCAAGACGTGCTCGAAGACCTCCGGCAGGACCGGGTGTACCTGCCGGAGGCGGACCTGGCGCACTTCGGCTGCAGCCTCGACGAACTCGGCACGTATCCGGCACCGCTGCGCTGGCGCAGGCTGATCCGGTTCCAAGTGGCCCGCGCCGAACGCCTGCTCGACTCCGGCGCCCCGTTGATCGGTCGGCTGCCGGGCCTGGCGCGGCTGTCCGTGGCCGGGTACGTCGCGGGCGGGCGCGCGACCGCGCAAGCCTTCGCCGGCGCCGGTTACGACCCGATCTCCGTGCACTTGAGCCCGGCGAAGACGCGCACCGCGGGGGAATGGGCACGACTGCTGCTGACTGGAGGAGCTTGGTGA
- a CDS encoding aldo/keto reductase, which yields MEYRQLGRSGLRISTLTLGTMTFGGEGMFGNLGNTGVGGAKRQFGMARDAGVNLIDTANMYSTGAAEEIVGEAIAGERDDWLLSTKVRMPMGDGPNDAGLSRHHIIGQAEASLRRLRTDHIDLYHVHEWDGQTPLEETLEALDTLVRSGKVRYLGVSNYAGWQLMKALGVADRHGYQRFVANQIYYSLESRDAEYELVPASIDQGLGVLVWSPLAGGLLSGKYRRGQQAAEGRHLSEEWSEPPVRDEDKLYDTIEVIVDIAAGHGVSPAQISLAYLLHKPGVTSLVIGARKDEQLQDNLAAAEVRLGQDELARLDEVSKPWLVYPHWHQANTATDRFGAPDRALHG from the coding sequence GTGGAGTACCGCCAGCTGGGACGTTCCGGTCTGCGAATCTCGACGCTGACGCTGGGCACGATGACCTTCGGCGGGGAAGGCATGTTCGGCAACCTGGGCAACACCGGCGTCGGGGGCGCCAAGCGCCAGTTCGGCATGGCCCGCGACGCCGGGGTCAACCTCATCGACACGGCGAACATGTACTCGACCGGCGCGGCCGAGGAGATCGTCGGCGAAGCGATCGCGGGCGAACGGGACGACTGGCTGCTCTCGACCAAGGTCCGGATGCCGATGGGCGACGGCCCGAACGACGCAGGGCTCTCCCGCCACCACATCATCGGCCAGGCCGAGGCCAGCCTGCGGCGGCTGCGGACCGACCACATCGACCTCTACCACGTGCACGAGTGGGACGGGCAGACTCCGCTGGAGGAGACGCTGGAGGCGCTGGACACGCTGGTGCGCTCCGGCAAGGTCCGCTACCTCGGGGTGTCCAACTACGCGGGCTGGCAGCTGATGAAGGCGCTCGGGGTGGCCGACCGGCACGGCTACCAGCGGTTCGTGGCGAACCAGATCTACTACTCGCTGGAGAGCCGGGACGCCGAGTACGAGCTCGTGCCCGCATCGATCGATCAAGGACTGGGAGTCCTGGTGTGGAGCCCGCTGGCCGGTGGGCTGCTGTCCGGCAAGTACCGCCGGGGGCAGCAGGCCGCCGAGGGCAGGCATCTGTCCGAGGAGTGGAGCGAGCCGCCGGTGCGCGACGAGGACAAGCTCTACGACACCATCGAGGTGATCGTGGACATCGCCGCCGGGCACGGCGTCTCCCCCGCGCAGATCTCGCTGGCCTACCTGCTGCACAAGCCGGGCGTGACCTCGCTGGTGATCGGCGCGCGCAAGGACGAGCAGCTGCAGGACAACCTCGCGGCCGCGGAAGTCCGGCTCGGCCAGGACGAGCTGGCGCGGCTCGACGAGGTCAGCAAGCCGTGGCTGGTCTACCCGCACTGGCACCAGGCCAACACGGCGACCGATCGCTTCGGTGCGCCGGATCGGGCGCTGCACGGCTGA
- the shc gene encoding squalene--hopene cyclase has protein sequence MTDQLTRSQQQQTQPDLPAVGARAHGALLAARDHLLSLQHTDGWWKGELATNVTMDVEDLLMRQFLGIRTPEETAQAARWIRSQQREDGTWANFHGGPGDLSTTVEAYVALKLAGDDVEAPHMTLARAWILAHGGLESTRVFTRIWLALFGEWSWDELPAMPPEVVLLPKWAPLNLANWGCWARQTVVPLTIVCTLAPRRELGVSVRELRSGRTPQRSSDPWDRAFRALDAVLHRYQRYPLKTVRRHAMRRAAEWIIARQEADGSWGGIQPPWVYSLLALHLLDYPLEHPVLREGLAGLEGFLIRERTPQGTSRRMEACQSPVWDTVLTVQALHDAGLPADHPSLRCATDYLLREEIRVPGDWAVRRPGLAPSGWAFEFDNDGYPDIDDTAEAVLALNRVEHGRPQEVHAAIERGLAWMRGMQSRDGGWAAFDADNTSRLATRLPFCDFGEVIDPPSADVTAHVVEAMSLLADREDPAVRAGVRWLLANQERGGSWFGRWGANHVYGTGAVVPALVAAGVPANHPALRRAADWLEEHQNADGGWGEDMRSYTDARWIGVGTSTASQTGWALMALLALGRHASEAVRNGVEYLATSQRADGTWDEPQFTGTGFPGDFFINYHLYRLIFPLTALGRYEQAVNR, from the coding sequence GTGACCGACCAACTGACCCGATCCCAGCAGCAGCAGACCCAGCCGGACCTGCCCGCGGTAGGCGCCAGGGCGCACGGCGCGCTGCTCGCCGCCCGGGATCACCTCTTGTCGTTGCAGCATACCGACGGCTGGTGGAAGGGGGAGTTGGCGACGAACGTGACCATGGACGTCGAGGATCTGCTGATGCGCCAGTTCCTCGGCATCCGCACGCCGGAGGAGACCGCGCAGGCGGCGCGCTGGATCCGTTCGCAGCAGCGCGAAGACGGGACCTGGGCGAATTTCCACGGCGGGCCCGGCGACCTCTCCACCACGGTCGAGGCGTACGTCGCGCTCAAACTCGCAGGCGACGACGTCGAAGCCCCGCACATGACCCTCGCGCGAGCCTGGATCCTGGCGCACGGCGGCCTCGAATCGACCCGCGTGTTCACCCGGATCTGGCTGGCACTGTTCGGCGAATGGTCGTGGGACGAGCTGCCCGCGATGCCGCCGGAAGTCGTGCTGCTGCCGAAGTGGGCGCCGCTCAACCTGGCGAACTGGGGTTGCTGGGCGCGCCAGACCGTCGTGCCGCTGACCATCGTGTGCACGCTTGCACCCCGGAGGGAACTCGGGGTGAGCGTGCGCGAGCTGCGCTCCGGGCGGACACCGCAGCGCTCCTCCGACCCTTGGGACCGGGCGTTCCGCGCGCTCGACGCGGTGTTGCACCGGTATCAGCGGTACCCGCTGAAGACGGTGCGGCGGCACGCGATGCGACGCGCTGCGGAGTGGATCATCGCCCGGCAGGAGGCCGACGGCTCGTGGGGCGGCATCCAGCCCCCTTGGGTGTACTCGCTGCTGGCGCTGCACCTGCTCGACTACCCGCTGGAACACCCGGTGCTGCGGGAGGGCTTGGCCGGGTTGGAGGGCTTCCTCATCCGGGAACGCACTCCGCAGGGCACGAGCCGCCGGATGGAGGCGTGCCAATCACCGGTGTGGGACACCGTGCTGACCGTGCAGGCGCTGCACGACGCCGGTTTGCCCGCCGACCACCCGTCGTTGCGGTGCGCGACCGATTACCTGTTGCGCGAGGAGATCCGGGTGCCCGGTGACTGGGCGGTGCGCAGGCCCGGGCTCGCTCCGAGCGGGTGGGCGTTCGAGTTCGACAACGACGGCTATCCCGACATCGACGACACCGCCGAAGCGGTGCTCGCGCTCAACCGGGTCGAGCACGGCAGACCGCAGGAGGTGCACGCGGCCATCGAACGCGGGCTGGCCTGGATGCGCGGCATGCAGTCCCGAGACGGTGGCTGGGCAGCGTTCGACGCGGACAACACCAGCAGGCTTGCTACCCGGCTGCCGTTCTGCGACTTCGGGGAAGTGATCGACCCGCCCTCAGCGGACGTCACCGCGCACGTCGTAGAAGCGATGAGCTTGCTCGCCGACCGCGAGGATCCCGCGGTGCGCGCGGGCGTGCGGTGGCTGCTGGCGAACCAGGAGCGCGGCGGCTCGTGGTTCGGCCGCTGGGGCGCCAACCACGTTTACGGCACGGGCGCGGTCGTGCCCGCGCTGGTCGCCGCCGGGGTGCCCGCCAACCACCCGGCGCTGCGGCGGGCGGCGGATTGGCTGGAGGAGCACCAGAACGCCGACGGCGGCTGGGGAGAGGACATGCGTTCCTACACCGATGCGCGGTGGATCGGGGTGGGCACCTCGACCGCCTCGCAGACCGGATGGGCGCTGATGGCGTTGCTGGCGCTGGGCAGGCACGCCAGCGAAGCGGTGCGCAACGGCGTGGAATACCTGGCCACGAGCCAGCGCGCGGACGGCACCTGGGACGAGCCGCAGTTCACCGGAACCGGATTCCCCGGCGACTTCTTCATCAACTACCACCTGTACCGGCTGATCTTCCCGCTGACCGCGCTCGGCCGCTACGAGCAGGCGGTGAACCGGTGA
- a CDS encoding DMT family transporter, with amino-acid sequence MTSTGSQLFIAVPAALAGAAGFGLASAVQQRATKQVPTTRTLDPRLLWQLVRKPIWLLSIGTVIVGLSLQVVALAFGPLVLVQPLLVTAVLFGAVFAAWMAHRRLDRVLVLGALAVAVGLAVFLLLARPSGQGEGFTGSGVFPLAAVLVLIVLGCLLAAGRFRGELRVLALALATGVLYGVTAGLIKVVAGQIRQGGLAEPFGHPTLYVVCALGPVGFLLSQNTFQQGRFISPALAVITAVDPLVGIAIGVNWLGERVVASPYALAGEVLAAVLLLVGIWVLTRRGEHLRRIAARNSGSG; translated from the coding sequence GTGACCTCCACCGGGAGCCAGTTGTTCATCGCGGTGCCCGCCGCGCTGGCGGGCGCCGCCGGGTTCGGGCTGGCCAGCGCCGTGCAGCAACGCGCGACCAAGCAGGTGCCCACCACCCGCACGCTGGATCCCCGGCTGCTGTGGCAACTGGTGCGCAAACCGATCTGGCTGCTGAGCATCGGCACCGTGATCGTCGGGCTGTCCTTGCAGGTCGTGGCGCTCGCGTTCGGTCCGCTGGTGCTGGTGCAGCCGCTGCTGGTCACCGCGGTGCTGTTCGGCGCGGTCTTCGCGGCCTGGATGGCGCACCGCCGGTTGGACCGGGTCCTGGTGCTCGGCGCGCTCGCGGTCGCCGTCGGGTTGGCGGTGTTCCTGCTGCTGGCGCGGCCGAGCGGGCAAGGTGAGGGGTTCACCGGCTCCGGAGTGTTCCCGCTCGCGGCGGTGCTGGTGCTGATCGTGCTGGGTTGCCTGCTCGCCGCCGGGCGGTTCCGCGGTGAGCTCCGGGTGCTGGCGCTGGCCCTGGCGACAGGCGTGCTCTACGGCGTCACCGCCGGATTGATCAAGGTCGTGGCCGGGCAGATCCGGCAGGGCGGCCTCGCCGAACCGTTCGGCCACCCCACCCTCTACGTCGTGTGCGCGCTGGGGCCGGTGGGGTTCCTGCTCAGCCAGAACACCTTCCAGCAGGGCCGGTTCATCTCCCCGGCACTGGCGGTGATCACCGCGGTCGATCCGCTGGTGGGCATCGCGATCGGGGTGAACTGGCTCGGCGAGCGGGTCGTGGCGAGCCCGTACGCACTGGCAGGTGAAGTGCTCGCGGCGGTGCTGCTGCTGGTCGGCATCTGGGTGCTGACCCGGCGCGGCGAGCACCTGCGCCGGATCGCGGCCCGGAATTCCGGGTCCGGATGA
- the hpnE gene encoding hydroxysqualene dehydroxylase HpnE gives MSRHVLVVGGGLAGITAALRCADSGYEVTLVETRARLGGAASSFQRGDLDVDTGQHVFLRCYSAYAALLRRLGVLDEVRVQPRFRVPVLEPFRACSVLRRWDLPAPAHLAPALLGHPALTLRQRVNAARTGMRMRELDPEDPALDRISFGDWLRECGESARAVDALWALLSVAALNAAPDESSLALAATVFRTGLLDAADSGDIGVPLRPLAELHDGAAHRELASAGVRVLLRTKANSVLRDESGETGWRVPVRGRGGEEVLRADSVIVAVPHQHAGALLSARLLPAAAAWSGLSAAPIVNLHVRYDRPVLAEPFAAVLGSPVQWLFDRTSAAGVRRGQYLAISLSAAHEYVEQRTGELRALFLPALRDLLPRARRAEVQDFFVTREPRATFAQAPGTRDLRPGADTGLPGLVLAGAWTATGLPDTLEGAVRSGDQAARVVRATFDEARPAGLEVTR, from the coding sequence GTGAGCCGGCACGTGCTGGTGGTCGGGGGCGGTCTCGCCGGGATCACCGCCGCGCTGCGGTGCGCCGACAGCGGGTACGAGGTGACCCTGGTGGAGACGCGAGCGCGGCTCGGTGGCGCCGCGAGTTCGTTCCAGCGCGGAGACTTGGACGTCGACACCGGGCAGCACGTCTTCCTGCGCTGCTACAGCGCGTACGCCGCGCTGCTGCGCAGGCTCGGCGTGCTGGACGAGGTGCGGGTGCAGCCTCGCTTCCGGGTGCCGGTGCTCGAGCCGTTCCGGGCCTGCTCGGTGCTGCGGCGCTGGGACCTGCCCGCACCGGCGCACCTGGCTCCGGCGTTGCTCGGGCATCCCGCTTTGACGTTGCGGCAGCGGGTGAACGCCGCGCGCACCGGGATGCGGATGCGGGAGCTCGACCCGGAGGATCCGGCGCTCGACCGGATCAGCTTCGGCGACTGGTTGCGGGAGTGCGGTGAGTCGGCGCGGGCCGTGGACGCGCTCTGGGCACTCCTGTCGGTTGCCGCGCTCAACGCCGCGCCGGACGAGTCCTCGCTCGCGCTGGCCGCGACGGTGTTCCGCACCGGCCTGCTCGACGCCGCGGACAGCGGCGACATCGGCGTACCGCTGCGGCCGCTGGCAGAGCTGCACGACGGCGCCGCGCACCGCGAGCTGGCGTCCGCAGGAGTGCGGGTTCTCCTGCGCACCAAGGCGAACAGCGTGCTGCGAGACGAATCGGGCGAGACGGGCTGGCGGGTCCCGGTGCGCGGGCGCGGAGGCGAGGAAGTGCTGCGCGCCGACTCCGTGATCGTCGCCGTCCCGCACCAGCACGCCGGCGCACTCCTGTCCGCCCGGCTCTTGCCCGCGGCGGCGGCCTGGTCCGGGCTGTCGGCAGCGCCGATCGTGAACCTGCACGTGCGCTACGACCGGCCGGTGCTGGCCGAACCGTTCGCGGCGGTCCTCGGCTCGCCGGTGCAATGGCTGTTCGACCGCACCTCCGCGGCCGGCGTGCGCCGCGGCCAGTACCTGGCGATCTCCCTGTCGGCCGCGCACGAGTACGTCGAGCAGCGCACCGGCGAGCTGCGCGCGCTGTTCCTGCCGGCGCTGCGCGACCTGCTTCCCCGCGCGCGGCGGGCCGAGGTCCAGGACTTCTTCGTCACCCGCGAACCGCGCGCGACCTTCGCGCAAGCGCCCGGGACCCGCGATCTGCGACCCGGCGCCGACACCGGGCTGCCCGGGCTGGTGCTGGCGGGCGCGTGGACCGCCACCGGCCTGCCCGACACCCTGGAAGGCGCTGTGCGCAGCGGGGATCAGGCCGCGCGAGTGGTGCGGGCGACGTTCGACGAAGCCCGCCCGGCGGGCTTGGAGGTGACCCGATGA
- a CDS encoding SDR family oxidoreductase, which yields MRWPPRRALITGGSSGIGAALAIELAAAGCEPLLVGRDADRLGALARRTGGRPLRADLTVRDELARVADAAAGVELLINNAGAGWHGPLGAMTAGQVSDLVALNLTAPMELTRAAMPELSHRGGQVAFVSSIAAVGVHHEAAYAATKAGLRAFADSIRAEGVPVTTVLPGAVRTGFFDRRGAYTRRFPRPIPPDQVARVLLTAIERETPEVFVPSWLGLASRVRGALPGTFRLLARRFG from the coding sequence ATGAGGTGGCCTCCGCGGCGCGCCCTGATCACCGGGGGTTCCTCGGGCATCGGAGCGGCGCTGGCGATCGAGCTGGCCGCCGCCGGGTGCGAGCCGCTGCTGGTGGGGCGCGACGCCGACCGGCTCGGCGCGCTGGCGCGCCGCACCGGTGGCCGCCCGCTGCGCGCCGACCTGACCGTTCGGGACGAGCTGGCCCGGGTCGCCGATGCGGCCGCCGGAGTCGAGCTGCTGATCAACAACGCCGGGGCGGGCTGGCATGGCCCGCTGGGCGCGATGACCGCCGGGCAGGTCAGCGACCTGGTAGCGCTGAACCTGACCGCTCCGATGGAGCTGACCAGGGCCGCGATGCCGGAACTGAGCCATCGCGGCGGGCAGGTCGCGTTCGTCTCGTCCATCGCGGCCGTCGGCGTGCACCACGAGGCCGCCTACGCGGCGACGAAGGCCGGGCTGCGGGCGTTCGCCGACAGCATCCGCGCCGAGGGCGTGCCGGTCACCACCGTGCTGCCGGGCGCGGTGCGCACCGGCTTCTTCGACCGGCGCGGCGCGTACACCCGCCGGTTCCCGCGCCCGATCCCGCCGGATCAGGTGGCCCGCGTGCTGTTGACCGCCATCGAGCGGGAAACGCCGGAGGTGTTCGTGCCGTCCTGGCTGGGCCTGGCTTCGCGGGTGCGCGGCGCCCTGCCGGGAACCTTCCGCTTGCTCGCGCGCCGCTTCGGCTGA
- a CDS encoding polyprenyl synthetase family protein: MTTATPSVLSTSRQQVEPQLRAAVGRLDEHTRRVCEYHLGWVHADGSPDGRTGKALRPALVLLSAQAIGGPGHWPTRAGAAIELVHNFSLLHDDLMDDDTSRRHRPTAWTVFGRPSALLAGDALLSLATDVLVDTPSAHAAEAVRMLGAATSRLIVGQAADLGFEHRHEVALDECLRMVEGKTAALLGCACSLGALCAGGDEDAVARMRSFGIELGMAFQLVDDLLGLWGDPETTGKPVLSDLRARKKTAPIVHALSSATPAGERLRRIYREPARLVGERAEHAAELVRQAGSREWAESECERRFDAALAQLHACGRHSAAVESLTELAEFIVRRQW, encoded by the coding sequence ATGACCACGGCGACACCCAGCGTGCTGAGCACCTCGCGCCAGCAGGTCGAACCGCAGCTGCGGGCCGCGGTCGGCAGGCTCGACGAGCACACCCGGCGGGTCTGCGAATACCACCTCGGCTGGGTGCACGCCGACGGTTCTCCGGACGGGCGCACCGGCAAGGCGCTTCGCCCGGCGCTGGTGCTGCTGTCCGCGCAGGCCATCGGCGGCCCCGGGCACTGGCCGACGCGCGCGGGCGCGGCCATCGAACTCGTGCACAACTTCTCGCTGCTGCACGACGACTTGATGGACGACGACACCTCCCGGCGGCACCGGCCCACCGCTTGGACCGTGTTCGGCCGGCCCTCCGCGCTGCTGGCGGGGGACGCGCTGCTGTCGCTGGCCACCGACGTGCTGGTGGACACGCCTTCCGCGCACGCGGCGGAAGCGGTGCGGATGCTCGGCGCGGCGACCAGCAGGCTCATCGTCGGCCAAGCCGCCGACCTCGGCTTCGAGCACCGGCACGAAGTGGCGCTGGACGAGTGCCTGCGCATGGTCGAAGGCAAGACCGCGGCGCTGCTCGGCTGCGCGTGCTCGCTGGGGGCGCTGTGCGCCGGGGGCGACGAAGACGCCGTGGCGCGGATGCGCTCGTTCGGCATCGAGCTGGGCATGGCCTTCCAACTGGTCGACGACCTGCTGGGGCTGTGGGGCGATCCGGAGACGACCGGCAAACCGGTGCTTTCCGACCTGCGGGCGCGCAAGAAGACCGCGCCGATCGTGCACGCCCTGAGCTCGGCGACCCCGGCGGGCGAGCGGCTGCGCCGGATCTACCGCGAACCCGCGCGGCTCGTCGGCGAACGCGCCGAGCACGCCGCCGAACTGGTGCGCCAGGCCGGCTCCCGGGAGTGGGCCGAATCCGAGTGCGAGCGCAGGTTCGACGCCGCGCTCGCGCAACTGCACGCCTGCGGCCGGCACAGCGCGGCCGTCGAATCCCTGACCGAACTCGCGGAGTTCATCGTGCGGAGGCAATGGTGA
- a CDS encoding VC0807 family protein, whose amino-acid sequence MQKPSQVVHLDALSAHLWHAAKHLGETVIAPLALFYVLFNLTGLTGGLIAALVWGVGAVAVRAVLRVKIPMVLLLTTGILVVRTVVGFATGSSFLYFLEPSLQNFFVALLFLGSLLFERTLIAKLADDFCVLPPSLIGNARVQRFFRRVSLLWALVFTINGFTTLWALAQATIGHFLLASTAGSFSLVAVAAVASVWWLRRELHGEGITLRFSRKAVPA is encoded by the coding sequence ATGCAGAAGCCCTCGCAGGTGGTTCACCTCGACGCGCTTTCCGCGCACCTCTGGCACGCGGCCAAACACCTCGGCGAGACGGTGATCGCGCCGCTTGCGCTGTTCTATGTCCTGTTCAACCTCACCGGCCTGACCGGCGGTCTCATCGCCGCGCTCGTCTGGGGAGTGGGCGCCGTCGCGGTGCGAGCGGTACTGCGGGTGAAGATCCCGATGGTGCTGCTGCTGACCACCGGGATCCTGGTGGTCCGCACCGTCGTCGGGTTCGCGACCGGCAGCTCGTTCCTGTACTTCCTGGAACCGAGCCTGCAGAACTTCTTCGTGGCGTTGTTGTTCCTGGGTTCGCTGCTGTTCGAGCGGACGTTGATCGCCAAGCTCGCCGACGACTTCTGCGTGCTTCCACCGTCGCTGATCGGCAACGCGCGGGTGCAGAGGTTCTTCCGGCGGGTGTCGCTGCTGTGGGCGCTGGTGTTCACGATCAACGGGTTCACCACGCTGTGGGCGCTGGCGCAGGCGACGATCGGGCACTTCCTGCTGGCCAGCACGGCGGGCTCGTTCAGCCTCGTGGCGGTGGCCGCGGTGGCGTCGGTGTGGTGGCTGCGCCGGGAGCTGCACGGCGAGGGGATCACCTTGCGCTTCTCCCGCAAGGCCGTGCCCGCCTGA
- the hpnD gene encoding presqualene diphosphate synthase HpnD, with translation MGTTAADWRSLVTASVQEAYRECERITRTRARNFSYGIRLLPGPKRRALSAVYAFARRVDDIGDGGLPMNDKLRLLGQARSDLHAASTRSADPVLVALADAASRSALPMHAFDELIDGCEADVLGTRYRTFAELLHYCRCVAGSIGRLSLGVFGTQDRAVAERRADALGVALQLTNILRDVREDHVEGRVYLPDEDLERFGVRLEPHTPGLLLHEQDGLARLVRFEVQRAEQWYRQGFALLPMLDRRSRACCASMAGIYHEVLQAIAAAPLRAMQQRTSLTSWQKAGVAARSMAGMAP, from the coding sequence ATGGGCACGACTGCTGCTGACTGGAGGAGCTTGGTGACCGCGTCGGTGCAAGAGGCATACCGCGAGTGCGAGCGCATCACCCGCACCCGCGCCCGCAACTTCTCCTACGGGATCCGGCTGCTGCCCGGCCCGAAACGGCGGGCGCTCTCGGCGGTGTACGCGTTCGCCCGGCGCGTCGACGACATCGGCGACGGCGGACTTCCGATGAACGACAAGCTCCGGCTGCTCGGCCAGGCCCGCTCGGACCTGCACGCGGCCAGCACCCGGTCGGCGGATCCGGTGCTGGTGGCGCTGGCGGACGCGGCGTCGCGGTCGGCGCTACCGATGCACGCCTTCGACGAACTGATCGACGGTTGCGAGGCCGACGTGCTCGGCACCCGGTACCGGACGTTCGCGGAGCTGCTGCACTACTGCCGCTGCGTCGCCGGTTCGATCGGCCGCCTCTCGCTGGGCGTGTTCGGCACCCAGGACCGGGCCGTGGCGGAACGCCGCGCGGACGCGCTCGGCGTGGCGCTGCAACTGACCAACATCCTCCGGGACGTCCGCGAAGACCACGTGGAAGGCCGCGTGTACTTGCCGGACGAGGACCTCGAGCGGTTCGGGGTCCGGCTGGAGCCGCACACGCCCGGGCTGCTGCTGCACGAGCAGGACGGGCTCGCGCGGCTGGTGCGGTTCGAGGTGCAGCGCGCCGAGCAGTGGTACCGCCAGGGCTTCGCGCTGCTGCCGATGCTCGACCGCCGCAGCCGCGCCTGCTGCGCGTCGATGGCCGGGATCTACCACGAGGTCCTGCAAGCGATCGCCGCGGCGCCGCTGCGGGCCATGCAGCAGCGGACTTCGCTGACGAGCTGGCAGAAGGCGGGCGTGGCGGCCCGCTCGATGGCGGGGATGGCGCCGTGA